In the genome of Desulfurellaceae bacterium, the window GGCAATCTCCTCAGGCTCGCCCATCCGACCGATCGGGTGAGCTTGAGCCTGGACCTGACGGAACTCATCGGCCCGCTCACCGCCCAGCAGCTGCGCCACCCGCGTATTGATCGCTCCGGGACACACGCAGTTGACCCGGATATTGTGTGGGGCGTTTTCAATCGCGGCGGTACGCGTCAGGTTGATCACCCCGGCCTTGGCGGCGTTGTACGAGGCCATGCCGTAGTCGGCCCCGGTTCCCGAGATGGACGCGGTGTTGATAATCGTGCCCGCCCCCTGTCGGTGCATGATCGGCAGGC includes:
- a CDS encoding SDR family oxidoreductase, with the protein product DVMFNNAGLAELGRLEEYNLEGWNRVLAVTLTSVFLGMKYCLPIMHRQGAGTIINTASISGTGADYGMASYNAAKAGVINLTRTAAIENAPHNIRVNCVCPGAINTRVAQLLGGERADEFRQVQAQAHPIGRMGEPEEIANTVLFLASDEASFITGEAIRVDGGVTARTGLPDLSRFRRD